The following are encoded together in the Raineyella sp. LH-20 genome:
- a CDS encoding metal-dependent transcriptional regulator gives MSDLIDTTEMYLRTIFELGEEGIVPMRARIAERLHQSGPTVSQTVARMERDGLLTVRNDRHLELSPAGHERAMRVMRKHRLAERLLSDVIGLDWELVHDEACRWEHVISDEVERKLVTILHAPVDSPYGNPIPGLDELGVTEQAEHDESTAVNLVDLLGRRPGAGPNGAVRAVVVRFSEQLQTDPQVLQTLHAAGVAPGTTVQVFPANGGVALVPDGHPGCELARDAASFVFVAPDGAA, from the coding sequence GTGAGCGACCTCATCGACACCACGGAGATGTACCTGCGAACCATCTTCGAACTGGGCGAGGAGGGGATCGTCCCCATGCGCGCGCGGATCGCCGAACGTCTGCACCAGAGTGGTCCGACAGTCTCCCAGACCGTGGCCCGGATGGAACGCGACGGGTTGCTGACCGTCCGCAACGACCGCCACCTGGAGCTGAGCCCGGCGGGCCACGAGCGGGCGATGCGGGTGATGCGCAAGCACCGACTCGCCGAGCGGTTGCTCTCCGACGTGATCGGCCTGGACTGGGAGCTGGTCCACGACGAGGCCTGTCGCTGGGAGCATGTCATCTCCGACGAGGTGGAGCGCAAGCTCGTCACCATCCTGCACGCCCCGGTCGACTCGCCGTACGGCAACCCCATCCCCGGGCTCGACGAGCTGGGCGTCACCGAGCAGGCCGAGCACGACGAGTCCACCGCGGTCAACCTGGTCGACCTGCTGGGCCGGCGGCCGGGCGCCGGCCCGAACGGCGCGGTGCGGGCCGTCGTCGTACGGTTCAGCGAACAGTTGCAGACCGATCCGCAGGTGCTGCAGACCTTGCACGCCGCCGGCGTCGCCCCCGGCACCACAGTGCAGGTGTTCCCGGCAAACGGCGGCGTGGCCCTCGTCCCCGACGGCCATCCCGGCTGCGAACTCGCCCGCGACGCGGCATCGTTCGTCTTCGTCGCACCGGACGGGGCCGCGTGA
- a CDS encoding class I SAM-dependent methyltransferase: MSVFSRRADGVDWHRYLSQFHREHVGAIEELLQRIESGGRSPYSWLARAISESSTTVLDLACGTGGVGRELARPGRTVIGVDMSGFELTEARRRSPDGVFLRADARRLPLRDGSMQAVVSSLGFAVVRPMPVLAREVERVLAPGGVVAIMSPSWQSVQLHDIPVVSKVLSILHSTPHFPSGRSQPGLPSLFAAHGIRKVEDAKERYTYTVRTREDAERLLEALYLPGVAAGRISRAIDTLTETAGHRPVRISVPMRRFVGIK, encoded by the coding sequence ATGAGTGTCTTCTCGCGGCGAGCCGACGGAGTCGACTGGCACCGTTACCTGAGCCAGTTCCACCGCGAGCACGTCGGGGCGATCGAGGAGCTGCTGCAGCGGATCGAGTCCGGTGGCCGCAGCCCCTACAGCTGGCTGGCGCGGGCGATCTCCGAGTCCTCGACCACGGTCCTCGACCTGGCCTGCGGGACCGGCGGGGTGGGCCGGGAGTTGGCCCGGCCCGGACGTACGGTCATCGGCGTCGACATGTCCGGTTTCGAGCTGACCGAGGCCCGGCGGAGGTCCCCGGACGGGGTGTTCCTGCGGGCCGACGCCCGCCGGCTGCCGCTGCGCGACGGCAGCATGCAGGCCGTCGTCAGCAGCCTCGGGTTTGCCGTGGTCCGCCCGATGCCGGTGCTCGCCCGGGAGGTGGAACGGGTGCTGGCGCCCGGCGGCGTGGTCGCCATCATGTCCCCGTCCTGGCAGTCGGTGCAGTTGCACGACATCCCGGTCGTGTCGAAGGTGCTGTCGATCCTCCACTCCACGCCACACTTCCCCTCCGGCCGGTCCCAGCCGGGCCTGCCGTCACTGTTCGCGGCGCACGGGATCCGCAAGGTGGAGGATGCGAAGGAGCGCTACACCTACACCGTACGCACCCGCGAGGACGCCGAACGACTGCTCGAGGCGCTCTACCTCCCCGGTGTCGCCGCCGGCCGGATCAGCCGTGCCATCGACACCCTGACCGAGACCGCTGGGCACCGGCCGGTCCGCATCAGCGTGCCGATGCGCCGTTTCGTCGGCATCAAGTGA
- a CDS encoding SIS domain-containing protein: MSFYVADEIASQPDCWARAVDLVATVADMLPRPGERVAYVGCGTAWNIAQSIAWLREDAGQGQSDSFVASEFPARRAFDRVVVLSRSGDTVDVVALLHELADRVPTLAFVGAEDSTIGSLCDAHIALPFADEAGYTQTRFATSVLALHRAWLGHDMGPVIDQAREALREKLDERHVAAEQITYLGTGWTIGLAEEAALKFRESSASWAEAYPMLEYRRGPITVAQQGRLVWVFGAAPEGLGEQILDTGATLVESRRDPQAELVVAQRLALGRAMKLGLNPDSPRYLRKLPAGLVDPVLAAAVAAHRDRLAGPPRM; the protein is encoded by the coding sequence ATGAGTTTCTACGTGGCCGACGAGATCGCCTCGCAGCCCGATTGTTGGGCGCGGGCGGTCGACCTGGTGGCGACCGTGGCCGACATGCTGCCCCGGCCCGGGGAGCGGGTCGCGTACGTCGGCTGTGGCACCGCCTGGAACATCGCCCAGTCGATCGCCTGGCTACGGGAGGATGCCGGTCAGGGACAGAGCGACTCCTTCGTGGCGAGCGAGTTTCCCGCCCGACGGGCCTTCGATCGTGTCGTGGTGCTGTCCCGCTCCGGGGACACCGTCGACGTCGTGGCCCTGCTGCACGAGTTGGCGGACCGGGTGCCGACCCTGGCCTTCGTCGGCGCGGAGGACTCCACCATCGGCTCACTGTGCGACGCCCACATCGCGCTGCCGTTCGCCGACGAGGCCGGCTACACGCAGACCCGGTTCGCCACCAGTGTGCTGGCCCTGCACCGTGCCTGGCTCGGCCACGACATGGGCCCGGTGATCGACCAGGCGCGAGAAGCGCTGCGGGAGAAGCTCGACGAGCGCCATGTCGCCGCCGAGCAGATCACCTACCTCGGCACCGGGTGGACGATCGGGCTGGCCGAGGAGGCCGCGCTCAAGTTCCGGGAGAGCTCGGCCAGTTGGGCCGAGGCCTACCCGATGCTGGAGTACCGACGCGGCCCGATCACCGTCGCCCAGCAGGGCCGCCTGGTCTGGGTGTTCGGCGCGGCGCCGGAGGGGCTCGGCGAGCAGATCCTCGACACCGGCGCGACCCTGGTCGAGTCCCGTCGGGATCCCCAGGCGGAGCTGGTCGTCGCCCAGCGGCTCGCCCTGGGCCGGGCGATGAAGCTCGGTCTCAATCCGGACAGCCCCCGCTACCTGCGCAAGCTGCCCGCCGGGCTGGTCGACCCGGTGCTCGCCGCCGCGGTGGCCGCACACCGGGACCGGCTGGCGGGACCGCCTAGGATGTAG
- a CDS encoding SAF domain-containing protein: MPTAAEGSSSLVSWIRSVRRFVSWHRRAVAAVLTFVAVLGALRVLSAPDPGGTAVVTLAADVAGGSPLTREQLVQRSVPVDLVPHGAVVSLDQAAGRTPAGPLAAGSILTEAALVGPGLSGMTPGRVAVPARLADAGIVRVLRVGDTIEVMATDPGTGEVRQVAARARVAAIPTAGDDGLLSGGSAGSGEDVLVLLDVTTAEAEEVTRAAATARLSVVLPGTP, from the coding sequence ATGCCGACTGCTGCCGAGGGCTCTTCCTCCCTGGTGTCCTGGATCCGTTCCGTACGCCGCTTCGTGTCCTGGCACCGCCGCGCCGTCGCGGCGGTGTTGACGTTCGTCGCAGTGCTCGGGGCACTCCGGGTGCTCTCCGCGCCCGACCCGGGCGGCACTGCGGTGGTCACCCTGGCCGCCGACGTCGCCGGCGGCAGCCCGCTGACCCGCGAGCAGCTGGTGCAACGGTCCGTGCCGGTGGACCTGGTGCCGCACGGTGCCGTCGTCTCGCTCGACCAGGCCGCGGGACGTACGCCGGCCGGTCCGCTCGCCGCCGGATCGATCCTCACCGAGGCCGCACTGGTCGGCCCCGGCCTGTCCGGGATGACGCCCGGGCGTGTCGCGGTGCCGGCTCGGCTCGCCGACGCCGGGATCGTCCGGGTGCTCCGGGTGGGCGACACCATCGAGGTGATGGCGACCGACCCCGGCACCGGGGAGGTCCGCCAGGTGGCCGCCCGGGCACGGGTGGCCGCGATACCCACCGCGGGCGACGACGGGTTGTTGTCGGGCGGCTCGGCCGGGTCGGGCGAGGACGTGCTGGTGCTGCTCGACGTGACCACCGCCGAGGCGGAGGAGGTGACCCGGGCCGCGGCGACCGCCCGGCTCAGTGTCGTGCTGCCCGGCACGCCGTAG
- the moaC gene encoding cyclic pyranopterin monophosphate synthase MoaC, protein MTQDETELTHLDERGAARMVDISGKPVTTRTATARGLVRLAPAAVAALRDDTLPKGDALAVARIAGIQAAKHTADLIPLCHPLPLSAVTVDLEVADEGVRIEVSVRTTSRTGVEMEALTAVTVTALTVIDMTKAVDKHATITDVRVVAKAGGRSGDWSLT, encoded by the coding sequence ATGACCCAGGACGAGACCGAGCTGACCCACCTGGACGAGCGGGGCGCTGCGCGGATGGTCGACATCTCCGGCAAACCGGTGACCACCCGCACCGCGACGGCCCGGGGCCTGGTCCGGCTCGCCCCGGCCGCGGTGGCGGCGCTGCGCGACGACACCCTGCCCAAGGGCGACGCACTCGCCGTGGCCCGGATCGCGGGGATCCAGGCGGCCAAGCACACCGCCGACCTGATCCCGCTGTGCCATCCGCTGCCGTTGAGCGCGGTCACCGTCGACCTCGAGGTGGCTGACGAGGGAGTCCGGATCGAGGTGTCGGTCCGGACGACCTCGCGGACCGGGGTGGAGATGGAGGCGCTGACCGCGGTCACCGTCACGGCGCTCACCGTCATCGATATGACCAAGGCCGTCGACAAGCACGCCACCATCACCGACGTCCGGGTGGTCGCCAAGGCCGGCGGCCGCAGCGGCGACTGGAGCCTGACGTGA
- a CDS encoding GNAT family protein, with amino-acid sequence MSTLGDPAWPVSLHRGRVALRPIRRRDARAWTEVHDRNDAWLRPWEATVPPRSGTRAPGTYAEMTRDLLRQAAGGRTLPWIVWYDPVDEGDPRGRGVLAGQLTVSGITRGSAQWAQLGYWVDERWAGRGIIPLAVAMATDYCLGPLGLHRMEIVIRPENVNSRRVVEKLGFRGEGLRPGYLHIDGAWRDHLVYALNADEVGPGGLVGRLAATGRVAGLVDDSPDTPPRITGR; translated from the coding sequence GTGAGCACGCTCGGCGATCCGGCCTGGCCGGTGTCGCTGCACCGGGGGCGGGTCGCGCTGCGTCCGATCCGGCGCCGTGACGCCCGCGCGTGGACCGAGGTCCACGACCGCAACGACGCCTGGCTGCGTCCCTGGGAGGCGACCGTCCCGCCGCGCTCCGGCACCCGGGCGCCCGGCACGTACGCCGAGATGACCCGCGACCTGCTCCGGCAGGCCGCCGGGGGACGTACGTTGCCGTGGATCGTCTGGTACGACCCGGTCGACGAGGGCGATCCGCGGGGGCGGGGCGTGCTGGCCGGACAGCTCACCGTCTCCGGCATCACCCGGGGATCCGCGCAGTGGGCGCAGTTGGGCTACTGGGTCGACGAGCGCTGGGCGGGGCGCGGGATCATCCCGCTCGCCGTGGCGATGGCCACCGACTACTGCCTGGGCCCGCTCGGCCTGCACCGGATGGAGATCGTCATCCGACCGGAGAACGTCAACAGCCGCCGCGTGGTGGAGAAGCTCGGCTTCCGCGGCGAGGGGCTGCGCCCCGGCTACCTGCACATCGACGGCGCCTGGCGCGACCACCTGGTGTACGCGCTGAACGCCGACGAGGTGGGGCCGGGCGGGCTGGTCGGTCGGCTCGCGGCGACGGGCCGGGTGGCCGGTCTGGTGGACGATTCGCCCGACACTCCGCCGAGGATCACAGGCAGGTAA
- a CDS encoding ATP-binding protein — MIQFIEEHHRRDLLRSHGVEPRHRLLFVGPPGGGKTSLAEAVATELAVPLLSVRYEGLIGSFLGETAARMEALFDAVRIRPCVLFFDEFDVVAKERGDTHETGEIKRVVSSLLLQVDRLPSHVIVVAATNHAELLDRAVWRRMQLRLELPYPTRAGKVEWLQAWSTRTGVDLGLSPRTIADRLGRVSFAELEEFALDVQRRSILSGPEPDSLAVVQQLLMQWSSRAAVSEE; from the coding sequence GTGATCCAGTTCATTGAAGAGCATCACCGGCGTGACCTTCTGCGCAGTCACGGCGTCGAGCCTCGACATCGCCTTCTGTTCGTTGGTCCGCCCGGTGGTGGGAAGACTTCTCTTGCGGAAGCTGTAGCAACCGAGCTAGCTGTTCCTCTCCTTAGCGTCAGGTATGAGGGCCTAATTGGCAGTTTTCTTGGCGAGACTGCCGCTCGCATGGAAGCACTCTTCGATGCAGTGCGCATACGTCCGTGCGTTCTCTTCTTTGACGAATTCGATGTCGTGGCAAAAGAGCGCGGCGACACGCACGAAACCGGGGAGATCAAGCGTGTTGTCAGTTCACTGTTGCTTCAGGTAGATCGGTTGCCGAGTCACGTCATTGTCGTTGCCGCGACCAACCATGCGGAACTCTTGGATCGCGCAGTCTGGCGACGCATGCAACTTCGTCTCGAACTGCCGTACCCAACGAGAGCCGGAAAAGTGGAGTGGTTGCAGGCGTGGTCGACGCGAACCGGCGTTGATCTCGGGCTGTCTCCACGCACTATTGCTGACCGACTGGGGCGCGTTAGCTTCGCTGAGCTTGAAGAGTTTGCGCTCGACGTTCAGCGTCGTTCGATCTTGTCAGGACCGGAGCCCGATTCTTTGGCAGTGGTTCAGCAACTATTGATGCAGTGGTCTAGCCGAGCCGCTGTTAGCGAGGAGTGA
- a CDS encoding molybdenum cofactor biosynthesis protein B → MTTANPRAVVITCSTRAAAGTYEDRSGRDVVAGLRALGLECADPVVVADGPPVGAALREALAGGPAVVVTTGGTGLSPTDTTPEQTAPLLDRQLPALAAAVVTRGVGNGVPTAILSRGLAGLAGRTLVVNLPGSRGGVADGMSVLGDVLLHALDQIRGGDHPRDDHPRDEG, encoded by the coding sequence GTGACCACAGCGAACCCTCGGGCGGTCGTCATCACCTGCTCGACCCGGGCCGCCGCCGGAACGTACGAGGACCGCTCCGGCCGTGATGTGGTGGCCGGCCTGCGCGCCCTCGGCCTGGAGTGCGCCGACCCCGTCGTGGTGGCCGACGGACCCCCGGTGGGCGCCGCGCTGCGCGAGGCCCTCGCCGGGGGACCCGCCGTCGTGGTCACCACCGGCGGCACCGGACTGTCCCCGACCGACACCACCCCGGAGCAGACCGCCCCGCTGCTCGACCGTCAGCTGCCCGCCCTGGCCGCCGCCGTCGTCACCCGCGGGGTCGGCAACGGCGTGCCCACCGCGATCCTCAGTCGTGGCCTGGCCGGGCTGGCGGGACGGACGTTGGTGGTCAACCTGCCGGGCTCGAGGGGCGGAGTCGCCGACGGGATGTCGGTGCTCGGCGACGTGCTCCTCCACGCCCTCGACCAGATCCGCGGCGGAGACCACCCGAGGGACGACCACCCGAGGGACGAGGGGTGA
- a CDS encoding FmdB family zinc ribbon protein, with protein MPRYQYHCTSCGRDLEVRQSFTEPALTVCPECEGTLRKVFNAVGVVFKGSGFYKTDSRSGSSASIPAGKGSSADSSSGTDSPAATSDSSAGSSTSSAPATVGASATTD; from the coding sequence ATGCCCCGTTACCAGTACCACTGCACCAGCTGCGGCCGCGACCTCGAGGTCCGCCAGTCCTTCACCGAGCCGGCCCTGACCGTCTGCCCCGAGTGCGAGGGCACGCTGCGCAAGGTGTTCAACGCGGTGGGTGTCGTGTTCAAGGGGTCCGGCTTCTACAAGACGGACAGCCGTAGCGGGTCCAGCGCCTCGATCCCGGCCGGGAAGGGCTCGTCGGCCGACTCTTCGTCCGGCACCGATTCCCCCGCCGCGACGTCGGACAGCTCGGCCGGGTCCTCGACGTCGTCCGCGCCGGCCACCGTGGGCGCATCCGCCACGACCGACTGA
- the ppk2 gene encoding polyphosphate kinase 2, producing the protein MQNIREFIDTLHAQGYTVRDDQGSDPDLIDPGGSAVETWREDYPYDTRMTREEYDVEKYLLQIELLKFQYWTQDNNLKHIVVFEGRDAAGKGGTIKRFQEHLNPRYARVVALAKPSDRELGQWYFQRYVRHFPTTGEIVMFDRSWYNRANVERVMGFCTPEEYETFMEQAPLMERMLIQSGTSLTKFWFSVTQHEQRTRFAIRQLDPVRQWKLSPMDIASLDKWEDYTEAKEQTFLRTDTDWAPWTTIKSNDKKRARINAIRFFLNQFEYTGKDTDVVFAPDPKIVRRGRDAVGD; encoded by the coding sequence ATGCAGAACATCAGGGAGTTCATCGATACCCTGCATGCCCAGGGCTACACCGTCCGCGACGACCAGGGGTCCGACCCTGACCTGATCGATCCCGGTGGTTCGGCGGTCGAGACCTGGCGTGAGGACTATCCGTACGACACCCGGATGACCCGCGAGGAGTACGACGTCGAGAAGTACCTCCTCCAGATCGAGTTGCTGAAGTTCCAGTACTGGACCCAGGACAACAACCTCAAGCACATCGTGGTCTTCGAGGGCCGCGACGCGGCCGGCAAGGGCGGCACGATCAAGCGCTTCCAGGAGCACCTCAACCCGCGGTACGCGCGGGTGGTCGCCTTGGCCAAGCCCTCCGACCGCGAACTCGGCCAGTGGTACTTCCAGCGCTATGTCCGCCACTTCCCGACCACCGGTGAGATCGTGATGTTCGACCGGTCCTGGTACAACCGGGCCAATGTCGAGCGGGTGATGGGGTTCTGCACACCCGAGGAGTACGAGACCTTCATGGAGCAGGCGCCGCTGATGGAGCGGATGCTGATCCAGTCGGGCACCTCACTGACCAAGTTCTGGTTCTCGGTGACCCAGCACGAGCAGCGGACCCGCTTCGCCATCCGCCAGCTCGACCCGGTCCGGCAGTGGAAGCTGTCCCCGATGGACATCGCCTCGCTGGACAAGTGGGAGGACTACACGGAGGCGAAGGAACAGACCTTCCTGCGCACCGACACCGACTGGGCACCGTGGACCACGATCAAGTCCAACGACAAGAAGCGGGCCCGGATCAACGCGATCCGCTTCTTCCTCAACCAGTTCGAGTACACCGGCAAGGACACCGACGTGGTGTTCGCGCCGGATCCGAAGATCGTCCGTCGCGGCCGGGACGCGGTCGGCGACTGA
- the glp gene encoding gephyrin-like molybdotransferase Glp, with translation MGLFHRKKQTEDEVTVEPEPRRGLPRRPEPNVDGLRPVAEHRDYLLSMVRELPAFGQTLLDAAGLSLCEEIVADLDLPRFDNSAMDGYAVRAEDLAGASRAHPVVLPVSRSITAGDPAGDEIEPGTVVKIMTGAPVPPGADAVVPYEHTDRGSQAATFLHAPEVGANIRHVGEDIAVGDHIASIGDQLGPRQIGMLAGIGIDQVLVRPRPRVVVISTGSELVQPGFELAEGQIYDSNSFMLAALARREGAQVFRVGIVSDDPDVVAQSISDQLVRADLILTTGGVSEGDRDVVKAVMPGLGPTDFCRTAMQPGKPQGFALIGDDRTPVIMLPGNPVSAFVSFEVFVRPVLRKMMGVQPLVRPTTHALTRTIIRSPKNKTQFQRGLVTSTPDGRRHVTPMGGGGSHKLGDLARANALVVIPEGVEVVDAGHPVEIWMIDDE, from the coding sequence ATGGGACTGTTCCATCGGAAGAAGCAGACCGAGGACGAGGTGACCGTCGAGCCCGAGCCGAGGCGCGGGCTGCCCCGCCGCCCCGAGCCGAACGTCGACGGGCTGCGGCCGGTGGCGGAGCACCGCGACTACCTGCTGTCGATGGTCCGCGAGCTGCCGGCCTTCGGGCAGACGCTGCTCGACGCGGCCGGGCTGAGCCTGTGTGAGGAGATCGTCGCCGATCTCGACCTGCCGCGGTTCGACAACTCGGCGATGGACGGTTACGCCGTGCGCGCCGAGGACCTCGCCGGGGCCTCCCGGGCCCACCCGGTCGTCCTGCCGGTCAGCCGGTCGATCACCGCCGGCGACCCTGCCGGCGACGAGATCGAGCCGGGGACGGTGGTCAAGATCATGACCGGCGCGCCGGTGCCGCCCGGGGCGGACGCGGTGGTGCCGTACGAGCACACCGACCGCGGCTCGCAGGCCGCGACCTTCCTGCACGCGCCCGAGGTGGGCGCCAACATCCGCCATGTCGGTGAGGACATCGCGGTCGGGGACCACATCGCCTCCATCGGTGACCAACTCGGCCCGCGCCAGATCGGGATGCTCGCCGGGATCGGCATCGACCAGGTGCTGGTCCGCCCCCGCCCCCGGGTGGTGGTGATCTCCACCGGCTCCGAGCTGGTCCAGCCCGGCTTCGAGCTGGCCGAGGGGCAGATCTACGACTCCAACTCGTTCATGCTCGCGGCGCTGGCCCGCCGCGAGGGCGCCCAGGTCTTCCGAGTCGGGATCGTCAGCGACGACCCCGATGTCGTCGCCCAGTCCATCTCCGACCAGTTGGTCCGGGCCGACCTGATCCTCACCACCGGTGGTGTCAGCGAGGGCGACCGCGACGTGGTCAAGGCGGTGATGCCGGGCCTCGGGCCGACCGACTTCTGCCGGACGGCGATGCAGCCCGGCAAGCCGCAGGGCTTCGCCCTGATCGGCGACGACCGCACCCCGGTGATCATGCTGCCAGGCAATCCGGTGAGCGCCTTCGTCTCCTTCGAGGTGTTCGTCCGCCCGGTGCTGCGCAAGATGATGGGCGTGCAGCCGTTGGTCCGCCCGACCACCCACGCGCTCACCCGGACGATCATCCGCTCCCCGAAGAACAAGACCCAGTTCCAGCGTGGCCTGGTCACCAGCACTCCCGACGGCCGCCGGCACGTCACCCCGATGGGTGGCGGCGGGTCGCACAAGCTCGGCGATCTGGCCCGGGCCAACGCCCTGGTGGTCATCCCGGAGGGCGTCGAGGTGGTCGACGCCGGCCACCCGGTGGAGATCTGGATGATCGACGATGAGTGA
- a CDS encoding 5-formyltetrahydrofolate cyclo-ligase, with amino-acid sequence MSRSPSTPDDLTDADLDALGRAKDLLRDAVVTRRGMRTGAERELDDAARFGHLRDLLGDGVGPDLVVAAYLSVDPEPSTLGIVEWLHQRHVRVLLPLLGRTADGTRRTGPDWAVYRGTDRLRLGARDIPEPTTAALGPGAIAEAELILCPGLAGTRRGERLGTGGGWYDRALEHAGPEAVTCLFLNEDELMPVLPIQPWDREVDLIVVPSGLVNCVAVRDADLDH; translated from the coding sequence GTGTCCCGTTCCCCTTCCACCCCCGATGACCTGACCGACGCCGACCTCGATGCGCTGGGCCGCGCCAAGGACCTGCTGCGCGACGCGGTGGTGACCCGGCGAGGGATGCGGACCGGCGCCGAACGGGAGCTGGACGACGCTGCCCGATTCGGTCACCTGCGGGACCTGCTCGGCGACGGGGTGGGCCCGGATCTGGTGGTGGCCGCCTATCTGTCGGTGGATCCGGAGCCGTCCACGCTCGGCATCGTGGAGTGGCTGCACCAGCGTCACGTACGGGTGCTGCTGCCGCTGCTCGGCCGCACCGCCGACGGCACCCGCCGCACCGGCCCTGACTGGGCGGTCTATCGCGGCACCGATCGACTCCGGCTGGGCGCCCGCGACATCCCGGAACCCACCACCGCGGCCCTCGGTCCGGGAGCGATCGCGGAGGCCGAGTTGATCCTCTGCCCGGGGCTGGCGGGCACCCGGCGCGGCGAGCGGCTCGGCACCGGCGGCGGGTGGTACGACCGGGCGCTGGAGCACGCCGGTCCGGAGGCCGTCACCTGCCTGTTCCTCAACGAGGACGAGCTGATGCCGGTGCTGCCGATCCAGCCCTGGGATCGGGAGGTCGACCTGATCGTCGTGCCGTCCGGGCTGGTCAATTGCGTGGCGGTCCGCGACGCGGATCTCGATCACTGA